The genomic window ACTGACGTGATGCCTGCGGTTCAGCATGAGCCGACATCGACCACGCTTCCGATCCGATGTAGCCGTGTTGTCGAAGTAAGCAAGAGCCAAGCACCGGCGCAATCGAGGCTGACAGCACGTTTTCCCGCGCCATCATCCGAACCCGTGCCCAGCTTGCGTTGAATAGCAGCGTGTCGCCGGGCACGTTCGTCGAAGCTTCCATGCCGATCGAAGAAATCCGCGCTTCGGGGCGCCGTGCACGGAACGCAAGCGCGTCTCGTCCGGAAAGATCAATTCGAAGCAATGGACCGCCAAGCGAGACGCCGTTGCTTTGAGATCGGCGAGCTGTCGCACGTAGTAACGCCCGTCCCGGCGCGTGAGGTAGGAAATCCGACCCATTACATCTCCGCATACATTGGCGCGAGATGTCACACATAAAACTGAACCCCTGTTCGGCCTTAAGTGTTTGATTTTGCTTGGATAAGACAATGGTAGCGGAGGAGGGATTCGAACCCCCGACACAAGGATTATGATTCCTCTGCTCTAACCTACTGAGCTACTCCGCCGGGTCCCGTGCGACAGGTCTTGGTGCGGGTGCGCCGCTCAATCGCTGGGGTCGGCGGCATATAAGGTGTGGCGGTTTTCGGTGTCAAGCGGCAGCGCTTCAAAAGCTTGGGACCTGGGTGATCTCCGGGCAGGCGGGTTGTTCAAGCGATGTGCGCCCCCCCACTGCCGACTTGCGCTTCAATGGCGGGATGACTATCCCAGCCGCAGGCAAGAAGAGGCGGAAACCATGACGGAACGGGACGTGCCGGCCATCGCGGTCATCGGGGCGGGCTATTGGGGCGCAAACCACGCGCGGACGCTGCGTGGCCTCGGCGCGCTGGTGGCGGTGGCCGATCGCAATGCGGAGCGGGCGGCCGCAATTGCCGCGGAGACCGGGACGGTTGCGCGCACGCCTGCCGAGGTTCTGGCAGACCCCGATATCGACGGCGTCGTGCTGGCACTGCCGCCGCAATTTCACGCCGAGAATGCGCTGGCCGCGATCGCCGCGGGCAAACATGTGCTCGTGGAGAAACCGATCGCGCTGAAGATCGAGGACGGCGAGGCGGTGGTCGCAGCCGCGCGCGACGCCGGCCTTATCGCCATGACGGGTCACGTGCTGCGCTTCCATCCGGCGTTCGAAGGGCTCATGGACCTGATTGACAGCGGCGAGCTCGGGCAGATCCGCTACATTCACTCGCACCGGGTCGGGCTCGGCAAGTTTCACCCGGAAAACGATGCGCTATGGGATATCGCGCCGCATGATCTGTCGCTGATTTTGGCGATCACGGGGGAAGAGCCCTCGCGCGTGTCGGGCGAGGGCACGGCCGTCATCGATCATTTGAGCGATTTCGCCCATCTGCATCTGACGTTTCCCTCCGGGCTTCGCGGTCACGTGTTCACCTCGCGGCTCAATCCCTACCGCGAGCGGCGGCTTTCGGTGATTGGCGACAAGGCGATGGCCGTGTTCGACGATGTCGCGCCGTGGGCTGAGAAGTTGCAGCTTTATCCGCACCGGGTCTGGCGCGAGGACGGCAGCATCCATTTCGAAAGTGCCGAGCCGGTCTATCAGCCAATTCCCGAGGGCCTGCCGCTGACGCGCGAGTGTGCGCATTTCCTGCACTGCATCAAGACGGGCGAAGCACCGCGCACTCCCGTCTCCGATGGCCTGGCGGTGATGCGTATCCTCACGGCCGGCATGGTGCGTCACCAGAGCTGAGGCTGCTCATCTGTCAGGCGGTTGCCGGCACCGACGGGCTGCCGCGCGATCGCATCATGATGAAGGTGATGATTGCGACGTTGAGCACGTTCCAGGCGATGCCGTTGATGAAGGCGGCGTGGTAGGAGCCGGTCCATTGATAGATCGCGCCGGATAGCCAGCCGCCGAGTGCCATGCCGAGCACGGTTGCCATGATGACGATGCCGACGCGGCGGCCGGCTTCCTCGGCCGGCAGATATTCACGCACGATGATCGCATAGCTCGGCACGATCCCGCCCTGGGACAGACCGAAGACGAGCGACACCACATAGAGTGACGTCAGCCCATCGGAGGGCAGATAGAGCGTCAGCGCAATAAGCTGGCCGATGGTGCCGAGAAGCAGGGTTCGGATGCCGCCGATCTTGTCGGCGAGTACACCTGACAGGAGACGGCTGACGACGCCGCCGGCTACCATGACGGCCAGCATTTCAGCGCCCGCGGTGACGCCGTAGCCGAGATCGGCGCAGAGCGCGACGATGTGCACCTGTGGCATCGACATGGCCACGCAGCAGCCGACGCCCGCGACGGCCAGCAACCACTGCAGCTGGCGCGGCGTAAGCGTCATGCGCTGGCCGGTTGCCGGGTCGATGCCAACGCGATTGGCATCGGCCGTGAAATTGGCTGGAATGCGCGGCCGCAAGAGAAGCGCGCCGGGGATCATCACGCAAAGCGAGATGACCGCGATGGTGAAATAGGCGGTGCGCCAGCCTTCGACCGCGATGATATCCTTGAGCAGAAGCGGCCAAATGGAGCCGGCGAGATAGTTGCCGCTGGCGGCTGCCGCGACCGCGATGCCGCGGCGGCGCCGAAACCAGTGCGAGACGTCGGCAATCAGCGGGCCGAAGGATGCCGCCGTCCCGATCCCGATGAGAAAGCCCTGGATCATAGTGAAGACGATGAGGCTTGGCGCCATCGCCGCGCCGGCAAAGCCGATGGCGAGCGCCAGGGCCGCGCCCAGCAGGCACGGTGCTATGCCGAAGCGATCGACGACGCGGCCGAGCAGCAGGTTGCCGACGGCAAAGCCGAGCATCGTTGCCGTGTAGGGCATGGATGCCATCGATCGGCTTACCGCGAACTCCGCCTCGACAGCGGGCATGACGAGGATGACCGACCACATCCCGGCGCTGCCGACCGTGCCGATCAGAGCCGATATGGCAAGCCGCGTCCAGGAATAGCGGCCATCGAGCGCAAAGGATGCGGGAACGCGCCCGGAGAGAAATGACGAAAACACTTGGACGACCCCGCTCGTGACCCGCTGAAGAGGGCCGCGGCATGCTGGGCAGCGCCCGGCACGACGCTGATTGCGCCGCCCGCCTGCTGCCCGGCGAGAATGCAACCGTGGTTCTTCCTGCACAAGTTTTAATCGGTGTAGGATCTTTCAGAAATTCTGATGGGTCACAAAGCCTGCATTCAGGTCTTCAGGCCGTCTGGCACACTGGTTGCATAGTCTTGTTCAAGGTCCAGAGGGGGCCAGCAAGACGGCATCGAACGATGCCAAAGGAAAAGGCCGCCGGGCCCGGAACGCGACCTCGGATGAACAGGCGCAAACCGGGTTCCGGCGGCCTTTCGTCGTCCGTGACCAACAAAATCCCAAGCAACTTTCAGTTTGGAATAATTCTAAACTATTGATTTCATGGCGCGATCTGTCCGCGGCCTTTGACAAAGTTGATCCGCTGGCTCATATAAGACTGGCGAGCCCAGCCGATCAGCCGCCTTTCGCTGCCCATGCGATGCGAGATGGCAACCGGTCGGCGATCATGGCCGCCTGTTAACTCGGCGGCATTGCAGAGTGGTTGGACATGATCGTTTGTCACTGCAATTACATCAGTCAGAAAGACATCGAGTCGACGATCGTGTCGTTGCTCGATGAAGATCGCTGGCAGCTGATCGTGCCCGCAAAAGTCTATCACGCACTCAGCAAACGCGGTAAATGTTGCGGATGTTTCCCCAATGTGGTGGATACGATCCTGAGGGTTACCGAAGAGTACCACACCCGCAACACACCGAGCGCTGAGGTCCTTCCTTTCATGGAGCGGCTGAACGCGCTGCTCGATCAGTATGGAAGGACGAGGCATCATGAAGGGCGACGAACGGGTCATCGAGCGACTGAACAAGGCGCTGTTTCTCGAATTGGGGGCGGTGAACCAGTACTGGCTCCACTACAGGCTTCTCGCTGACTGGGGTTACGGCCGCCTCGCCAAGAAGGAGCGCGAGGAATCCATCGAAGAGATGCAGCACGCCGACAAGATCATCGAGCGCATCATCTTCCTCGAAGGTCATCCGAACCTGCAGTCGGTCGCGCCGCTGCGCATCGGGCAGAACGTCAAGGAAGTTCTCGAATCCGACCTCGCTGGTGAGTACGACGCACGCACCTCCTACAAGGAATCGCGCGACGTCTGCCACGATTGCGGCGACTACGTCACGATGGAGCTTTTCGAAGACCTGCTGAAGGACGAGGAAGGCCACATCGACTTCCTCGAAACACAGCTCGAACTGATGGCCAAGATCGGCGAAGAGCGCTACGGCCTCCTGAACGCATTGCCGGCCAACGAAGCCGAGTAATCATCGAGCCGGCGGCATCCAGGTGCCGCCGGTTTTTCTTTGACGAGCGATCCGTTGCAGATCGCGACCAGCCTCAGGCTCTCGCCGCAAATCTCCCACTTTCGGTTTTCTTTCGTTTGGCGCATAGTGCACCGGCAATGTGCGTTGTCGTGCCCGGCGGAGGGTGTGGCGGCATTTCGGCGCCGCTGATCGGGTGCGCGCATGCAAGGCAAGTTCTGGTGAGGAGAGGCGTGCATCATGTTTCTGTCGGTTCGGCAGCAGCAGATTCTCGACATTGCCAAGGCTGATGGCCGGGTCATTGTCGACGACCTTGCATCGAAGTTCGGGGTCACGCCGCAGACCATCCGCAAGGATCTCAACGATCTTTGCGATCATCGCCAGCTCGTTCGCATTCATGGCGGCGCGGCTCTGCCGAGCGGCAGCGAGAACCTGCAGTATGAAAAACGCCGTCTGATCGCCTCGCGCGAAAAGATCGCGATTGGTCGTGAAGCGGCGCATCTCATTCCCAACAACGCCTCCTTGTTCATCAATATCGGCACGACGACGGAAGCCGTCGGCGAGGCGTTGACCGACCACACCGAATTGATGGTCATCACAAACAACATCAATGTTGCCAACAGGTTACGTCTTTACCCATCGATCGAAGTGGTGATTGCAGGCGGCGTGGTCCGTGGATCGGACGGCGGCATCGTCGGCGAGGCGGCAGTCGATTTCATCCGTCAATTTAAGGTCGATTACGCCGTGATCGGTGCCTCCGCGATCGATGAAGACGGCGCATTGCTGGATTTCGATTTCCGAGAAGTGAAGGTCGCGCAGGCGATCATCGCCAATGCGCGCCATGTCATTCTCGTGTGCGATTCCACAAAATTCGAGCGGACAGCGCCCGTCCGGATCGGGCACATTTCGCAGGTCGACAGCTTCATCACGGACCGTTGTCCAGACCCTAGAATTCGGAGGATTTGTGAGGAATCCGACGTCCGCCTGGTGGAAGTCGCCATCTGATATTCTTGTTGTGCCTGCCGATCGCGGGCCAAAATGACGTGCGTTCTTCGAATTCGCCTTTGACATTCGTTTTTGGTTCGTTATGCTTTCACTAACTTTCGTGCAGCGCAATAGAATGCTGCATTGCGAAGTGGGAGGGGTTCCGTGTCCGGTTCGAAGGCGTTCGACATTTTCATTGTCGGCGGTGGCATCAATGGATGCGGCATCGCGCGGGATGCCGTTGGTCGCGGCTACAGCGTCTGCCTGGCCGAAATGAACGATTTTGCTTCGGGCACATCCTCATGGTCGACGAAGCTCGTCCATGGCGGTCTTCGCTATCTCGAGCATTACGAGTTTCGCTTGGTGCGCGAGGCGCTGATGGAGCGCGAAGTGCTCTGGGGCATGGCGCCGCACATCATCTGGCCGCTGCGTTTCGTGCTGCCCCACCACAAGGGTCTGCGTCCTGCCTGGCTGCTGCGCCTCGGGCTCTTCCTCTACGACCATATCGGCGGGCGCCGCCGTCTTCCGGCAACGAAGACGCTCGACATGAAGCGCGATCCAGCCGGCAAGCCGCTGAAGCCGCTGTTCTCAAAAGCGTTCGAATATTCCGACTGCTGGGTCGATGATGCGCGTCTCGTGGTGCTGAACGCCCGCGATGCGGCCGACAGAGGGGCCGTCATCCGGCCGCGCGCCAAGCTTGTTTCTGCCCGCACGGAAAAGGATGGCTGGTTGCTGACGATCGAAGATCAGGCGAGCGGCCGGCGGGAAGACGTTCGGGCGCGCGCCGTCGTCAATGCGGCAGGTCCCTGGGTCGATCAGGTTCTCTCGCGTGCTGTCGGTCGTAACGATGTTCACAATGTGCGGCTCGTAAAGGGCAGCCATATCGTCGTGCGGCGGCTTTTCGAGCATGACCGGTGCTACATTTTCCAGAACGCCGACGGCCGGATCATCTTCGCCATTCCGTATGAGGGCGATTTCACGCTGATCGGCACGACGGATCTGGACTATGAGGGCGACCCGAAGGACGCTGCCATCTCGCAGGCGGAAATCGATTATCTATGCGATGCCGCCAGCGAATATTTCGCCAATCCCATCAAGCGCAGCGACGTCGTCTGGACCTATTCGGGCGTGCGGCCGCTTTATGATGACGGCGCCAGCAAGGCGCAGGAAGCCACGCGCGACTATGTGCTGAAGCGCGATGGTGCGAATGGCGGACCGGCACTGATCAACGTGTTCGGCGGCAAGATCACCACCTATCGGCGCCTGGCGGAATCGATGATGGACAAGATCGCCGAGGCGATCGGGCCCAAGGGCAAGCCATGGACGGCAGGCGCGACTTTGCCGGGGGGCGATTTCGATGCCGAAGGCTTTCCGGAGCAGGTGCGCCGGCTCAAGGGCGACTATCCGTTCCTGAGCGAGCAGCAGGCGCATCGCCTTGTCCGGCTTTACGGGACGCGCGCCTGGAAGCTCCTCGGCACTGCCTCTCAGGCAAGCGATCTTGGCCATCATTTCGGGGCTGATCTCTACGAGTTGGAGGTCGCCTACCTGATCGAGCAGGAATGGGCGCAATCGGCCGAGGACGTTCTGTGGCGTCGCACCAAGCTCGGCCTGAAGACCGGCGCGGAGGAGGCTGCCGCGCTCGATCGATACATGCGGGAAAAGAGAAGCGGCATCAGCCATTCGGCGGCCGAGTAAGACGGGCGGCCGCGGCCTGGCCGCGAGACTGCGCGAAGGGAGGAGGACACATGCTGGAGCTCAAGGGCGTCACCAAGATGGTGGGTGCCGAGACGCATATCAGCGACATCAACCTGACGCTGGAGCCGGGAACGCTGAACGTTCTGCTCGGGCCGACGCTGTCCGGCAAGACGAGCCTGATGCGGCTGATGGCGGGTCTCGACCGGCCGACTTCGGGTCAGGTGTTTTTCCGCGGCAAGGATGTGACCGGCGTTTCCGTGCAGAAGCGCGATGTCGCGATGGTCTACCAGCAGTTCATCAATTACCCGGCGCTGACGGTCTACGAGAACATTGCCTCGCCCATGCGGGTCGCCGGCGTCGACAAGGCAACGATCGACCGGGAAGTGCGAAAAGCCGCCGAACTGCTGAAGCTCACGCCGATGCTCAAGCGCACACCGCTCAATCTGTCCGGCGGGCAGCAGCAGCGCACTGCGCTGGCGCGCGCCATCGTGAAGAATGCCGGTCTGGTGTTGCTCGACGAGCCGCTCGCCAATCTCGACTACAAGCTGCGCGAGGAACTGCGTCTCGAATTGCCACGCATCTTTGCGGAAAGCGGCGCGATCTTCGTTTATGCGACAACCGAACCCAGTGAAGCGCTGCTGCTTGGCGGCAACACGGCAACGCTGAGCGAAGGGCGCGTCACGCAATTCGGCCCGACAATCGACGTCTACCGGGAGCCAGCCGATATCCTGACGGCCGAAACCTTCGCCGACCCACCATTGAATGCGATCGACGTGGTCAAGCGCAACGGGCGCTTCGTGATGGAAGGCGAGGCCAGCGTGCCGGCGCAAGGCGCAATCGCATCGCTTGCCGACGGTCCGTACCGCATGGCCTTCCACCCGCATCAATTGCGCCTCGAGCGTTTGGGCGAAGATCATGCGCCTATCAAGGCGCGGGTGACGGTCACGGAGATCACCGGTTCGGAAAGCTTCATCCATCTCGATTTCGCCGGCCAGAAATGGGTGGCGCTGGTCCACGGCATCCACGAGTTCGAACCGGACGCGATGGTCGAAGCCTATATCGATCCGCGCCACATCCTGGTCTTCGACGCGCAGGGCCGACGGGCCGTGGCGCCATCGTCGCTTGCGGCTTGAGGAGAAACCGATGGCACGCATCGAACTCGACCATATCCGTCACGCCTACATGGCCAATCCGCAATCGGCCGACGATTACGCGCTGAAAGAGGTGCACCACCAGTGGAGCGACGGCGGCGCCTATGCGCTGCTCGGCCCTTCCGGTTGCGGCAAGACCACGCTCCTCAACATCATTTCGGGTCTTTTGAAGCCCTCAGAGGGCCAGATCCGGTTCAACGGCGCGGATGTGACGAACCTGTCGACCGAGGAACGCAACATCGCCCAGGTGTTCCAGTTCCCGGTCGTCTACGACACGATGACGGTCTTCGACAATCTCGCCTTTCCGCTGCGCAATCGCGGCTTGCCGGAAGCGGACGTGAAGAAGCGCGTCACCGAAACGCTGGAAATGCTCGATCTTTCCGACCGCGCCAACAAGCGGGCGCGGGGCCTGACCGCCGACCAAAAGCAGAAGATTTCGCTCGGTCGCGGGCTGGTGCGGCGGGACGTAAACGCCATTCTCTTCGACGAGCCGCTGACGGTCATCGATCCGCATCTGAAATGGGTGCTGCGGTCGGAATTGAAGAAGCTGCACCGCCGCTTCGGCTTCACGATGGTTTATGTGACGCACGACCAGACCGAGGCGCTCACCTTCGCCGACAAGGTCGTCGTCATGTATGAGGGCGAGATCGTTCAGATCGGCACGCCGGACGAGTTGTTCCGCAGGCCTGCCCACACCTTCGTCGGTTATTTCATCGGTTCGCCGGGCATGAACATCGTGCCGATCAAGCTCGACCAAGGGCGTGCGCGCCTCGGCGAACATGTGATCGACATTCCTGGCGCAACGCCCATGCCGGGCAAGATGGAGCTCGGCATCCGGCCGGAATTCGTCACGCTCGGCCGCGAAGGCATGCCGATCTCGATCTCGAAAGTCGAGGATATCGGCCGGCACCGCATCGTGCGGGCGCAACTCGCCGACCACGACATCGCGGTGGTGGTGCCGGAGGATGGCGACATTCCGGCGGACCCGCGGGTCACCTTCGTGCCCGAAGGCATCAATCTCTATGCCGACTCCCGGCGCGTCGAGACGAGGGGCTGATCATGGAAAAGACCTATAACAACAAGGCATGGTTCCTCGTTCTGCCGGTTCTGGTTCTGGTTGCCTTCTCCGCCGTCATCCCGCTGATGACAGTGGTCAACTATTCGGTGCAGGACACGTTCGGAAACAACGTCTTCTTTTGGGCCGGCACAGAATGGTTCGAGCAGGTTCTGACATCGAGCCGCTTCCATGGCGCGCTGATCCGCAGCCTCAGCTTCTCGCTGGTAATCCTGGCCATCCAGATCCCGCTCGGCATCTTCGTGGCGCTGAACATGCCGCGCAAAGGCATCGGCGTACCGATCTGCCTCGTCTTGATGGCGCTGCCTCTTCTCATTCCGTGGAACGTGGTCGGCACGATCTGGCAGGTCTTCGGCCGTGGCGATATCGGTCTGCTCGGCTACACGCTGCGCACGCTCGGCATCTCCTATAACTACGCCACCGATCCCTGGCATGCCTGGATCACGGTCGTGGTCATGGATGTGTGGCACTGGACGTCGCTCGTCGTGCTGCTCTGCTATGCCGGTCTCGTCTCGATCCCGGACGCCTATTATCAGGCGGCGAAGATCGACGGCGCGTCGCGCTGGTCCGTCTTCCGCTACATCCAGCTGCCGAAGATGAATCGCGTACTTCTGATCGCCGTGCTGCTGCGCTTCATGGACAGCTTCATGATCTACACCGAGCCGTTCGTCGTCACCGGCGGTGGACCGGGCAGTGCCACCAACTTCCTGTCGATCGATCTCGTGAAGATGGCGATCGGGCAGTTCGACCTCGGACCGGCTGCCGCCATGTCCATCGTCTACTTCCTAATCATCCTGGCGCTATCATGGGTCTTCTACACCGTCATGACGAACTACGACACGGCGGACCGCTGAGATGGCCGAACGGGAGGCAAGTGCCATGGCAACCACCACGACGACCATGCTGAGGGAAACGGCGTCTTCGCACCACGAGGCGCTCGGCCAAAGCGAGGCAGTGGCGCGCAAGATGCGCCGAAGGGGGCGGGAATCGCGCTTCTGGTGGCTCGTTCCGACGCTCTACATCGTGTTCCTGATGTTGCCGATCTACTGGCTCGTCAACATGAGCTTCAAGACGAACACCGAGATCCTTGGTTCGTTCTCGCTGTGGCCACAGAACCCGACGCTGCGCAACTACATGGTGATCTTCACCGATCCGGCCTGGTACTCGGGCTATATCAACTCGATCATCTACGTGACGCTGAACACGATCATCTCGGTGGGTGTGGCTCTTCCTGCGGCCTATGCGTTCTCGCGCTACAAGTTTCTCGGCGACAAGCATCTGTTCTTCTGGCTTCTCACCAACCGCATGGCGCCGCCGGCCGTCTTCGCGCTGCCGTTCCTGCAGCTCTATTCGTCCTTCGGCCTCATCGACACGCACATCGCGGTGGCGCTTGCGCACTGCCTGTTCAACGTGCCGCTGGCAGTCTGGATCCTCGAAGGGTTCATGTCGGGCGTACCGAAGGAGATCGACGAGACGGCCTATATCGACGGCTATTCGTTCCCGCGTTTCTTCGTGAAGATCTTCATGCCGCTGATCGCATCCGGCATCGGCGTCGCTGCATTCTTCTGCTTCATGTTCTCATGGGTCGAACTGCTGCTTGCCCGCACGCTGACCACGACCGAAGCGAAGCCGATCGCCGCAACGATGACGCGCACCGTTTCGGCGTCGGGCCTTGACTGGGGCGTGCTGGCAGCGGCGGGCGTGTTGACCATCATTCCCGGTGCGCTCGTCATCTATTTCGTGCGCAACTATATCGCCAAGGGCTTTGCCCTCGGCCGCGTCTGAAGAAGAGGAGACCGGATATGGATTTCTCATGGATGGCCTGGACGACGCCGACGGCGCTGTTCTTCCTCAGCATTCTGACACTGCTGCTCGGGATGGGCGTGTGGGAATATTTCTCGCCGGGCGGCAATCCTCGGGTCGGCATCCTGCGCTTCGAGACGACGCGCGGCGACCGGCTGTTTCTGTCGCTGCTCGGCTCGGCATTCATTCATCTCGCATGGCTGGGGCTCGTCGGTCCCAATCTGTGGTGGGCTCTAGCCCTATCGGTGGTCTACGCGATCGGCGTGTTCCGCTTCGTCTAGGGAGAGGCAACGGGCCGCCCTCAAGGCGGCTTTCGGACGGCAAACTGCAATCGCACTCAAAGGGAGGAACCTCATGCGAAAGCAACTGTTCTCAACGACCACGGCGCTTGCGCTGCTTTGCGGAATGGGCGTCGCCCATGCCGACATGGAAGCAGCCCGAGCCTTCCTCGATGCCGAGATCGGCGACATGTCGTCGCTTTCGCGCGAGGAACAGGAAGCCGAAATGCAGTGGTTCATCGATGCGGCGGAACCGCTTTCCGGCATGGAGATCCGCGTCGTTTCGGAAACCATCACGACGCACGAGTATGAAAGCCAGGTTCTGGCTCCGGCCTTCACCGCGATCACCGGCATTCGCGTCACGCACGATCTCATCGGCGAAGGCGACGTCGTGGAACGTCTGCAGTCGCAGATGCAGACCGGCGAAAACCTCTACGACGCCTATGTCAACGACTCCGATCTGATCGGCACCCACTGGCGCTACCAGCAGGTCCGCAACCTGACCGACTGGATGGCAGGCGAGGGTGCCGACTTCACCAACCCGAACCTCGATCTGGAAGATTTCGTCGGCATCTCGTTCACGACCGGCCCGGACGACAAGGTCTATCAGCTTCCGGTTCAGCAGTTCGCGAACCTCTACTGGTTCCGCTACGACCTGTTCACCGATCCGGAGATCATGGCTGAGTTTGAAGCCGAGTATGGCTACGAGCTCGGCGTGCCGATCAACTGGGCGGCCTATGAAGACATTGCCGAGTTCTTCACCGGCAAAGAAATCGACGGCACGTCGATGTACGGTCACATGGACTATGGCCGCCGCGATCCTTCGCTCGGCTGGCGCTTCACCGATGCCTGGCTTTCGATGGCCGGCAACGGCGACAAAGGCCTGCCGAACGGTCTTCCGGTCGACGAATGGGGTATCCGCGTCAACGAGAACTCGCAGCCGGTCGGCTCGTGCGTCGCTCGCGGCGGCGACACCAACGGCCCGGCTTCGGTCTATGCCATTCAGAAGTATCTCGATTGGCTGGCAGCCTACGCACCGCCGGAAGCCCAGGGCATGAACTTCTCTGAATCCGGCCCGGTTCCGGCTCAGGGCAACATCGCTCAGCAGATCTTCTGGTACACCGCCTTCACCGCAGACATGGTTGGCGAAGGTGCTTCCGCAGTCCTCAACGAAGACGGCACGCCGAAGTGGCGCATGGCGCCCAGCCCGCATGGCGTCTACTGGCAGGAAGGCATGAAGCTCGGCTATCAGGATGCCGGCGCTTACACGCTGATGGAATCGACCCCGGTCGATCGTGCCCAGGCGGCCTGGCTCTATGGCCAGTTCATTGCGTCGAAGACCGTGGATGTGAAGAAGAGCCATGTCGGCCTGACCTTCATCCGCGAATCCACCATCCAGCATGAGAGCTTCACGGAGCGTGCGCCTGAACTCGGCGGCCTCGTCGAGTTCTACCGTTCGCCGGCCCGCGTTCAGTGGTCGCCGACGGGCACCAACGTGCCGGACTATCCGCGTCTCGCACAGCTGTGGTGGCAGGCGATCGGCGATGCGTCTTCCGGTGAGAAGACCGCGCAGGAGGCCATGGACCAGCTCTGTGCCGAGCAGGAAGCTGTGATGGAGCGCATTCAGCGTTCGGGCATCCAGGGCGACCTGGGTCCGGTTCTGAACGAGGAAGAGAGCCTCGAGTACTGGAACGAGCAGGCGCAGGCCAACGGCACGATCGCGCCGCAGCTCAAGAAGGAAAACGAGGACGAAGAGCCCCAGACGATCACCTATGACGAGCTGATCCAGAGCTGGCAGGCCGCTGATGCATCGGCACCGGCCGATGCTGGAGCCATGGAAGAGGAAGCAGCACCGGCAGAAGCCGATGCTCCTGCCGAAAGCGAAGCTGAAGGCCAGCAGAACTGATCGTTCTTCAACGAGCAAGGGGGCCGGGGTTCATCCCCGGCTTCCGTTTATGCGCATAGGCACGAATGGACGAATTCATGACAGCGAAGCACATCCTCGCGATCGATCAGGGCACGACATCGAGCCGTGCGATCCTCTTTGACGAGGCGCGTCGCATCGTTGCCGTGGGCCAAAAGGAATTTCCGCAGCATTTCCCACACTCCGGCTGGGTCGAGCACGACCCGGAAGACATCTGGGAGAGCGTGATCTGGTCCGTTCGATCGGCGCTGGAGAAGGCAGGCCTCGAAGCCGGCGACGTCGCAGCCATCGGCATCACCAATCAACGCGAGACGGTTGTCGTCTGGGACCGGGCGACGGGCAAGCCAATTCACAACGCGATCGTCTGGCAGGACCGACGCACCGCTGCGCTTTGCGCCGAGCTGCGCGATGCCGGGCATGAGCCGATGGTCACGGAACGGACGGGGCTGCTGCTCGACCCGTATTTTTCCGGCACGAAGCTGGCCTGGATCCTCGATCATGTTCCCGATGCGCGCGCCCGCGCCGAC from Georhizobium profundi includes these protein-coding regions:
- a CDS encoding DeoR/GlpR family DNA-binding transcription regulator, which produces MFLSVRQQQILDIAKADGRVIVDDLASKFGVTPQTIRKDLNDLCDHRQLVRIHGGAALPSGSENLQYEKRRLIASREKIAIGREAAHLIPNNASLFINIGTTTEAVGEALTDHTELMVITNNINVANRLRLYPSIEVVIAGGVVRGSDGGIVGEAAVDFIRQFKVDYAVIGASAIDEDGALLDFDFREVKVAQAIIANARHVILVCDSTKFERTAPVRIGHISQVDSFITDRCPDPRIRRICEESDVRLVEVAI
- the bfr gene encoding bacterioferritin; protein product: MKGDERVIERLNKALFLELGAVNQYWLHYRLLADWGYGRLAKKEREESIEEMQHADKIIERIIFLEGHPNLQSVAPLRIGQNVKEVLESDLAGEYDARTSYKESRDVCHDCGDYVTMELFEDLLKDEEGHIDFLETQLELMAKIGEERYGLLNALPANEAE
- a CDS encoding MFS transporter, giving the protein MFSSFLSGRVPASFALDGRYSWTRLAISALIGTVGSAGMWSVILVMPAVEAEFAVSRSMASMPYTATMLGFAVGNLLLGRVVDRFGIAPCLLGAALALAIGFAGAAMAPSLIVFTMIQGFLIGIGTAASFGPLIADVSHWFRRRRGIAVAAAASGNYLAGSIWPLLLKDIIAVEGWRTAYFTIAVISLCVMIPGALLLRPRIPANFTADANRVGIDPATGQRMTLTPRQLQWLLAVAGVGCCVAMSMPQVHIVALCADLGYGVTAGAEMLAVMVAGGVVSRLLSGVLADKIGGIRTLLLGTIGQLIALTLYLPSDGLTSLYVVSLVFGLSQGGIVPSYAIIVREYLPAEEAGRRVGIVIMATVLGMALGGWLSGAIYQWTGSYHAAFINGIAWNVLNVAIITFIMMRSRGSPSVPATA
- a CDS encoding ABC transporter ATP-binding protein; this encodes MLELKGVTKMVGAETHISDINLTLEPGTLNVLLGPTLSGKTSLMRLMAGLDRPTSGQVFFRGKDVTGVSVQKRDVAMVYQQFINYPALTVYENIASPMRVAGVDKATIDREVRKAAELLKLTPMLKRTPLNLSGGQQQRTALARAIVKNAGLVLLDEPLANLDYKLREELRLELPRIFAESGAIFVYATTEPSEALLLGGNTATLSEGRVTQFGPTIDVYREPADILTAETFADPPLNAIDVVKRNGRFVMEGEASVPAQGAIASLADGPYRMAFHPHQLRLERLGEDHAPIKARVTVTEITGSESFIHLDFAGQKWVALVHGIHEFEPDAMVEAYIDPRHILVFDAQGRRAVAPSSLAA
- the glpD gene encoding glycerol-3-phosphate dehydrogenase, giving the protein MSGSKAFDIFIVGGGINGCGIARDAVGRGYSVCLAEMNDFASGTSSWSTKLVHGGLRYLEHYEFRLVREALMEREVLWGMAPHIIWPLRFVLPHHKGLRPAWLLRLGLFLYDHIGGRRRLPATKTLDMKRDPAGKPLKPLFSKAFEYSDCWVDDARLVVLNARDAADRGAVIRPRAKLVSARTEKDGWLLTIEDQASGRREDVRARAVVNAAGPWVDQVLSRAVGRNDVHNVRLVKGSHIVVRRLFEHDRCYIFQNADGRIIFAIPYEGDFTLIGTTDLDYEGDPKDAAISQAEIDYLCDAASEYFANPIKRSDVVWTYSGVRPLYDDGASKAQEATRDYVLKRDGANGGPALINVFGGKITTYRRLAESMMDKIAEAIGPKGKPWTAGATLPGGDFDAEGFPEQVRRLKGDYPFLSEQQAHRLVRLYGTRAWKLLGTASQASDLGHHFGADLYELEVAYLIEQEWAQSAEDVLWRRTKLGLKTGAEEAAALDRYMREKRSGISHSAAE
- a CDS encoding Gfo/Idh/MocA family protein; its protein translation is MTERDVPAIAVIGAGYWGANHARTLRGLGALVAVADRNAERAAAIAAETGTVARTPAEVLADPDIDGVVLALPPQFHAENALAAIAAGKHVLVEKPIALKIEDGEAVVAAARDAGLIAMTGHVLRFHPAFEGLMDLIDSGELGQIRYIHSHRVGLGKFHPENDALWDIAPHDLSLILAITGEEPSRVSGEGTAVIDHLSDFAHLHLTFPSGLRGHVFTSRLNPYRERRLSVIGDKAMAVFDDVAPWAEKLQLYPHRVWREDGSIHFESAEPVYQPIPEGLPLTRECAHFLHCIKTGEAPRTPVSDGLAVMRILTAGMVRHQS